One region of Fragaria vesca subsp. vesca linkage group LG4, FraVesHawaii_1.0, whole genome shotgun sequence genomic DNA includes:
- the LOC101293476 gene encoding serine/threonine-protein kinase HT1-like, with product MDPMTSDNIEEVNVAKKVDHHEDGENSKMRGSGSVSSKEMIFRADKIDLKNLDIQLEKHLSRVWSKIEDKRPKEEWEIDLAKLDIRYVVAQGTYGTVYRGIYDDQDVAVKILDWGEDGYATDAETAALRASFQKEVAVWHKLDHPNVTRFIGASMGTSNLKVPSKNSSMDGPNSHPARACCVVVEFLAGGTLKQYLIKNRKKKLALKVVIQLALDLSRGLSYLHSKKIVHRDVKTENMLLDIDRNLKIADFGVARVEAQNPRDMTGETGTLGYMAPEVLDGKPYNRRCDVYSFGICLWEMYCCDMPYPDLSFADVSSAVVRQNLRPEIPRCCPSSLASVMRKCWDGNANKRPEMDEVVKMLEAIDTSKGGGMIPEDKNPGCFCFAPARGP from the exons ATGGATCCAATGACTAGTGACAACATTGAGGAGGTGAATGTAGCAAAGAAGGTGGATCACCACGAAGACGGTGAGAATTCAAAAATGAGGGGTAGCGGAAGTGTTAGTAGCAAAGAAATGATTTTCAGAGCAGATAAAATTGATTTGAAAAACTTAGATATACAGCTTGAGAAGCATTTGAGCAGGGTTTGGTCCAAAATTGAGGACAAAAGGCCTAAAGAAGAGTGGGAGATTGATTTAGCTAAATTGGATATAAGATATGTTGTAGCTCAAGGGACCTATGGTACTGTATACCGGGGTATTTATGATGATCAAGATGTTGCAG TGAAGATCTTGGACTGGGGGGAAGATGGTTATGCGACGGATGCTGAAACTGCTGCTCTGCGGGCATCATTTCAAAAAGAAGTTGCTGTTTGGCACAAGCTTGACCATCCTAATGTTACAAGG TTCATTGGCGCTTCAATGGGAACTTCTAATCTTAAAGTTCCTTCAAAAAACTCTTCAATGGATGGTCCAAATTCTCATCCTGCTAGAGCATGTTGTGTTGTTGTGGAGTTTCTTGCTGGTGGGACTCTGAAACAATATTTGATAAAAAACAGAAAAAAGAAACTTGCCTTGAAGGTTGTGATCCAACTTGCTTTAGATCTCTCAAGAGG TCTTAGCTATCTGCATTCCAAGAAAATTGTGCACCGTGATGTCAAAACAGAAAATATGTTGCTAGATATCGATAGAAACTTAAAAATAGCTGATTTTGGTGTTGCTCGTGTTGAAGCTCAAAATCCAAGGGACATGACTGGTGAAACTGGCACCCTAGGATACATGGCCCCAGAG GTTCTGGATGGTAAGCCATATAACAGAAGGTGTGATGTCTACAGTTTTGGCATATGCTTATGGGAAATGTACTGCTGTGATATGCCTTACCCTGACCTTAGCTTTGCTGATGTATCATCTGCTGTTGTTCGACAG AATTTACGACCAGAAATTCCAAGATGTTGTCCTAGTTCTTTGGCTAGTGTCATGCGGAAGTGCTGGGATGGAAATGCAAATAAACGACCTGAAATGGATGAGGTGGTGAAAATGTTGGAAGCGATTGATACAAGCAAAGGAGGTGGAATGATACCTGAAGACAAAAATCCCGGCTGTTTCTGTTTTGCCCCAGCTCGCGGTCCTTGA